The Maridesulfovibrio salexigens DSM 2638 region TCCGGCGGTTCGCCACCGAGCATGCGGGTTTTCAGTACGGCTCTTGCGTTAACACCGGAACCGCCGGTAACAGTAGCATCGATGACGTTTACATTGGGATACTGGCCTTTGTAGAGACCGATCAAAGCCTGCAACGCCGGACCTTCATCACCTGCCCACCAAGAGAAAATTTCAAGGTCGCCTTTGAGTTCTTTGGCCTGAGAGACCTGCGGAACTGCCAGCAGCACGACCGCTGCGAATACCAAGCAAAGTTTAATCAGGGACTGTTTCATGTTTCCTCCTAAATGTTAAAACAATCTACGTTATCCTTAAGCCTTTATAGTTCGTCGCTTTTGGGGATTCGTACGGTAAGTATTTCTCACTAAAACTTACTATCGGCGCTGAATCTCCAGTAAAGCGTCTTCAACTGTCTTAATAAAGTGCCTCTTTGGTTTCAGGGTCGAAAAGGACCATACGGTCGAATTCAAATCCGATAGGTACAATTTCACCGGGATGGGCAATAACCCTTCCTTCCACTTCGGCGATAAGTTCATTTTCGCCGTCAATAACGATTTCAAGTAGTGAATGGGCACCGAGGATCTCGGATACAACGACTTCGCCGCTGCACCACCAGTCTTTTTGAAGCCGCTCGATGTTATCGCCCATTTTGATGGAGTCCGGGCGCAGTCCGGCCAGTACCGGGTCACCGTCCTTGAGGCTCGGTCCCTGATGATCCTGCACTGGAAATTTGGTGCTGCCTTTGACCACGTACCTTTTGCCGTCAATGACCTTGATGACGCCTTCAAGGATATTCATGGGCGGGTTGCCGATGAACTGGGCCACGAAGACGTTGTTTGGCCTTTCAAAAACTTCCACCGGAGTACCAACCTGCTGGATGTAGCCGTCTTTGAGGATGACAATACGGTCGGCAAGGGTCATGGCCTCAATCTGGTCGTGGGTGACGTAGATGGTGGTCGTCTTGAGTCGCATGTGCATCTTGCGCAATTCCATGCGCATCTGTGTGCGTAACTGGGCGTCAAGGTTGGAGAGCGGTTCGTCAAAGAGAAATACATCGGGGTTGCGGACCATGGCCCGTCCCATAGCTACGCGCTGGCGCTGCCCGCCGGAAAGTTCCGAAGGTTTGCGATGCAGGTAAGGTTCCAGTTCGAGAATCTTGGCTACGTCATTCACGCGCTGCTCAATCTCGTCTTTGGATTTTTTGTGCATCTTCAGCGAAAAGCCCATGTTTTCGGCAACGGTCATGTGCGGATACAGGGCGTAGTTCTGGAAAACCATGGCTACGTTGCGGTCCTTGGGGGATACATTGGTCACCACCCGTTCTCCGATGTGGATGTCCCCGCCGCTGATGTCCTCAAGACCTGCCACCATGCGCAGGAGGGTGGACTTGCCGCATCCCGAAGGGCCGACCAGCACGATGAATTCGTTGTCTTTTACGGAAAGGTCCACACCGTGAATGACCTCGACTGATCCATAACGTTTGATGACGTTTTTAAGCTCTACGTTTGCCATGCTTCATCTCGCCT contains the following coding sequences:
- a CDS encoding ABC transporter ATP-binding protein yields the protein MANVELKNVIKRYGSVEVIHGVDLSVKDNEFIVLVGPSGCGKSTLLRMVAGLEDISGGDIHIGERVVTNVSPKDRNVAMVFQNYALYPHMTVAENMGFSLKMHKKSKDEIEQRVNDVAKILELEPYLHRKPSELSGGQRQRVAMGRAMVRNPDVFLFDEPLSNLDAQLRTQMRMELRKMHMRLKTTTIYVTHDQIEAMTLADRIVILKDGYIQQVGTPVEVFERPNNVFVAQFIGNPPMNILEGVIKVIDGKRYVVKGSTKFPVQDHQGPSLKDGDPVLAGLRPDSIKMGDNIERLQKDWWCSGEVVVSEILGAHSLLEIVIDGENELIAEVEGRVIAHPGEIVPIGFEFDRMVLFDPETKEALY